A stretch of Chitinophagaceae bacterium DNA encodes these proteins:
- a CDS encoding TonB-dependent receptor, whose product MNRIFISLAVLFITLVSSAQEKVNTKDTVKNQIDLEEVVISASKWEQKLNEVPNKITKITKTQILRNNPQTSADLLAQTGTVFIQKSQLGGGSPMIRGFATNRVLLVIDGVRMNNAIYRSGNLQNIISIDALSTQTAEVIFGPGSLIYGSDAIGGVMDFHTLEARFAKEKKVLVTGSALARYSTANKENTFHADMNLGLKKWSFLSSFSYSKFDDLKMGKNGGQDSYLRPEYIERINGVDSIVKNPDPRVQRFSGYNQVNFLQKVRFKPTEHLDLQYSFTYAGTGEAPRYDRLVQYRNGKLRFAEWNYGPMLWRMHNLQVLHGKKTAIYNDARLTIAYQNYDESRIDRTRANNNRNIQAEKVNAVSINLDAAKKPGKGELFYGLEYVHNKVGSTGERINISTNQTTPFVSRYPDGSTWNTLGIYGSYKINFTPKFTFTTGLRYSYNTLNAVFDTSFIKFPYNKAEIKEGAFTGNMGLVYRPAETWQLNGNISTGYRMPNVDDIGKLFESVPGNITVPNPDLTAEYAWNFEIGIIKNIIQKFRLELNAFYTVLNDAIVRRPTTFNGQDSIDFDGVKSRVEALQNVAKATVWGFQGSAEYYFTGQLSVQTHANWIGGKETDDTKNEQVALRHAPPFYGSTLLKYRHKNLYVEASAYYNSKIKNEDLAPSEQAKTDIYAKDANGKPYSPAWYTLNFKTSYQLTKNLLITAGWENVTNQRYRPYSSGIVAAGSNLIIGLRAML is encoded by the coding sequence ATGAACAGGATATTTATATCACTGGCGGTCCTATTTATCACGTTGGTCAGTTCTGCACAGGAAAAAGTAAATACCAAGGACACTGTCAAAAACCAAATCGATCTTGAAGAGGTTGTTATTTCTGCAAGCAAATGGGAACAGAAGTTAAATGAGGTTCCCAATAAGATTACAAAAATCACAAAGACCCAGATATTGCGGAATAATCCGCAAACTTCAGCAGACCTTCTTGCACAAACAGGAACTGTTTTTATCCAAAAAAGCCAGTTGGGTGGCGGAAGCCCGATGATACGTGGTTTTGCCACCAACCGTGTATTGCTGGTCATTGACGGGGTGCGTATGAACAATGCCATTTACCGCAGCGGTAACCTGCAAAACATAATCAGTATAGATGCTTTAAGTACACAAACCGCCGAAGTGATCTTTGGTCCGGGCTCTTTAATTTATGGCAGCGACGCCATCGGAGGGGTCATGGATTTTCACACGCTGGAAGCCCGTTTTGCCAAAGAGAAGAAGGTATTGGTTACAGGCAGTGCATTGGCCCGCTATTCCACGGCAAATAAGGAAAATACATTTCATGCAGATATGAATCTTGGGCTGAAAAAATGGTCATTCCTTTCCTCCTTCAGTTACAGCAAATTTGATGATCTGAAAATGGGGAAAAATGGTGGCCAGGACAGCTATTTACGCCCGGAATACATAGAAAGGATCAATGGAGTGGACAGCATTGTAAAAAATCCGGATCCAAGGGTACAGCGATTTAGTGGTTACAACCAGGTTAATTTTTTACAGAAAGTACGTTTTAAACCCACTGAGCACCTGGACTTACAATATAGTTTTACCTATGCCGGAACAGGAGAAGCACCAAGGTATGACAGGTTAGTACAGTATAGAAACGGGAAACTGAGATTTGCAGAATGGAACTACGGACCCATGCTTTGGAGGATGCATAACCTGCAGGTGCTGCACGGCAAGAAAACGGCCATTTATAATGATGCCCGGCTTACCATTGCCTACCAGAATTACGATGAAAGCCGTATTGACAGAACAAGAGCAAACAACAACCGTAATATCCAGGCAGAAAAAGTAAATGCAGTAAGTATTAACCTGGATGCTGCTAAAAAACCGGGTAAAGGAGAATTGTTTTATGGCCTGGAATATGTTCATAACAAAGTAGGATCTACGGGTGAAAGAATTAATATTTCTACAAATCAAACAACGCCGTTTGTAAGCCGCTATCCCGATGGAAGCACCTGGAACACTTTGGGCATTTATGGCAGCTACAAGATCAATTTCACACCGAAATTTACTTTTACGACCGGTTTGCGTTACAGCTACAATACCCTCAACGCAGTTTTTGATACTAGCTTTATAAAGTTCCCGTATAATAAAGCAGAAATAAAAGAGGGCGCTTTTACCGGTAATATGGGCTTGGTTTATCGTCCTGCAGAAACCTGGCAGCTCAATGGTAATATTTCAACCGGTTATCGTATGCCAAATGTGGATGATATTGGTAAACTGTTTGAAAGTGTACCGGGCAATATAACAGTACCTAATCCTGACCTGACAGCCGAATATGCGTGGAATTTTGAAATAGGTATAATAAAAAACATTATTCAGAAATTCCGTTTAGAGCTGAATGCTTTCTATACGGTACTGAATGATGCTATCGTACGCCGCCCCACAACATTTAACGGACAGGACAGTATAGATTTTGATGGGGTTAAAAGCAGGGTCGAAGCTTTGCAAAATGTTGCAAAAGCTACTGTTTGGGGTTTTCAGGGCAGTGCTGAATATTACTTTACCGGGCAATTATCGGTACAAACCCATGCAAACTGGATCGGGGGGAAAGAAACGGACGATACAAAAAATGAGCAGGTAGCACTACGGCATGCTCCACCATTCTATGGAAGTACTTTACTGAAGTACCGCCATAAAAACCTGTATGTGGAAGCTTCCGCCTATTATAACAGTAAAATAAAAAATGAGGATCTTGCTCCATCTGAACAGGCAAAAACGGATATATATGCCAAAGACGCCAATGGTAAACCGTACTCACCGGCATGGTACACGCTTAATTTTAAGACGTCCTATCAATTAACGAAAAACCTGCTGATTACAGCAGGTTGGGAAAATGTTACGAATCAACGTTACAGGCCTTATTCATCTGGCATTGTTGCAGCAGGCAGTAATCTGATAATAGGTTTAAGGGCCATGTTATAA
- a CDS encoding heme-binding domain-containing protein — protein MFKRLFFVLLLAFIVIQFFRPAKNKAEGMSKNDITTLYAVPEDVQSVLKTSCYDCHSNNTVYPWYAEVQPVAWWLNDHVQDGKKDLNFSEFASYRPRRQYRKLEEINELVKENEMPLNSYLWIHKDAKLSDQQKLTLANWVNAVRDTMKAHYPIDSLERKK, from the coding sequence ATCTTTAAACGACTGTTCTTTGTGTTACTACTTGCATTCATCGTTATCCAGTTTTTCAGACCGGCTAAAAACAAAGCCGAAGGCATGAGCAAAAATGACATCACAACCTTGTATGCCGTACCGGAAGATGTTCAGTCTGTTCTTAAAACAAGTTGTTACGATTGTCACAGCAACAATACGGTTTATCCCTGGTATGCAGAGGTTCAGCCGGTAGCCTGGTGGCTGAATGATCATGTACAAGATGGGAAAAAGGATCTGAATTTCTCTGAATTTGCCTCGTACAGGCCAAGGCGGCAATACAGAAAACTCGAAGAAATAAATGAACTGGTCAAAGAGAACGAGATGCCACTAAACTCCTACTTGTGGATACACAAAGACGCCAAATTGAGTGATCAACAGAAGCTTACCCTTGCCAACTGGGTGAATGCCGTGAGGGATACAATGAAAGCCCATTACCCGATCGATAGTTTAGAGCGAAAGAAATAG
- a CDS encoding 2,3-bisphosphoglycerate-independent phosphoglycerate mutase, with the protein MEDKKVILIIMDGWGLGKVKSSDAIQNANTPFVNSLYAKYPNTTLVTCGEAVGLPDGQMGNSEVGHLNLGAGRIVYQELQRINVAIRSGEFANNASLLNAIRFAKQNGKTLHLIGLVSDGGVHSHIDHVKALTGLCAKEGQGNVLVHAFTDGRDTDPKSGLGFLRDLQDHLAKTAGSIATITGRYYAMDRDKRWERVKIAYDSLVNGMGESSDDILAAVNRSYENGVTDEFIRPVINKNIPDARIRNDDVVICFNFRTDRCREITEVLTQSDKPESGMQKLNLHYTTMTQYDQTFKNVHVVFENDDLRNTLGEILEQNNKTQIRIAETEKYPHVSFFFSGGREVPFKGEKRIMIPSPKVATYDLQPEMSALEVTDAIVKEINDKSADFICLNYANADMVGHTGVWNAIIKAVETVDQCVEKVVTASLQNGYTVFLTADHGNADYAINEDGTPNTAHTLNPVPFFIIDKNWKGKINPGKLGDIAPTILQLMNLPVPEVMTGEILIDKN; encoded by the coding sequence ATGGAAGATAAGAAAGTTATATTGATAATTATGGACGGATGGGGTCTGGGAAAGGTAAAAAGCAGCGATGCCATCCAAAATGCGAATACCCCCTTTGTGAATTCCTTATATGCGAAATATCCTAATACAACACTGGTGACCTGTGGCGAAGCCGTTGGACTGCCAGATGGGCAGATGGGAAACAGTGAAGTAGGGCATCTCAACCTGGGTGCCGGAAGAATTGTGTACCAGGAACTGCAGCGGATCAATGTTGCCATACGCAGTGGTGAATTCGCCAACAATGCATCGCTATTGAATGCCATCCGCTTTGCAAAACAAAATGGAAAAACACTTCACCTGATCGGGCTGGTAAGTGATGGCGGTGTGCATTCGCATATTGATCATGTAAAGGCATTGACAGGTCTCTGCGCTAAAGAAGGACAAGGTAATGTATTGGTGCATGCATTCACCGACGGAAGGGATACCGACCCCAAAAGCGGGCTGGGCTTTTTAAGAGACCTGCAGGACCACCTGGCCAAAACAGCCGGAAGCATTGCTACCATAACCGGCAGGTATTATGCCATGGACCGGGATAAGCGTTGGGAAAGGGTAAAGATAGCTTATGATTCATTGGTGAATGGAATGGGTGAAAGCAGTGATGATATCCTGGCTGCCGTAAACAGGTCGTATGAGAACGGTGTTACGGATGAGTTCATAAGACCGGTCATCAACAAAAATATACCAGATGCCAGGATCCGGAATGATGATGTGGTGATCTGCTTTAACTTCCGTACCGATCGCTGCAGGGAGATCACCGAGGTACTTACCCAGTCCGATAAACCCGAATCGGGTATGCAGAAACTGAACCTGCATTATACCACCATGACCCAGTATGACCAGACATTCAAAAACGTACACGTGGTTTTTGAAAATGATGACCTGCGGAATACCCTGGGTGAGATACTGGAGCAAAACAATAAAACCCAGATACGCATAGCAGAAACGGAGAAGTATCCGCATGTAAGTTTCTTCTTCAGCGGGGGCAGGGAAGTGCCGTTCAAAGGGGAAAAGCGGATCATGATCCCTTCGCCGAAAGTAGCCACGTACGACCTGCAGCCGGAAATGAGCGCCCTTGAAGTAACCGATGCGATCGTGAAAGAGATAAATGACAAGTCTGCTGATTTTATCTGCCTCAATTATGCCAATGCAGATATGGTGGGACATACAGGCGTTTGGAATGCCATCATCAAAGCGGTGGAAACTGTTGACCAATGTGTTGAAAAAGTGGTTACCGCTTCCTTGCAAAATGGCTATACCGTTTTCCTGACGGCCGATCACGGCAATGCAGATTATGCCATTAATGAAGACGGCACTCCCAATACGGCACATACCTTAAACCCGGTCCCGTTCTTTATCATTGATAAGAACTGGAAGGGCAAGATCAATCCGGGCAAATTAGGAGATATTGCCCCCACTATTTTGCAACTGATGAACCTGCCGGTTCCGGAAGTGATGACCGGCGAAATATTAATTGATAAAAACTAA
- a CDS encoding DUF4783 domain-containing protein, producing the protein MRQFFTLLVLGTLISSFTLFSSIDEVIGAMKAGNASEVAKFFDNTVEINMPEKSNSYSRSQAELVLKDFFAVNSVKSFDVLHKGENSGSQYCIGTLVTRNGSFRTTIFMKQKGDKQLLQEITFENK; encoded by the coding sequence ATGAGACAATTTTTTACACTACTGGTTCTTGGCACGTTGATCAGTTCTTTCACTCTTTTTTCCAGTATTGATGAGGTGATCGGTGCAATGAAGGCAGGAAATGCTTCAGAGGTGGCTAAGTTCTTCGATAATACGGTGGAGATAAATATGCCTGAAAAAAGCAACAGTTACAGCCGCAGCCAGGCTGAACTTGTTTTAAAGGATTTCTTTGCTGTTAATTCCGTAAAAAGTTTCGACGTGCTGCATAAAGGCGAAAATTCAGGCTCGCAATATTGCATTGGAACACTGGTCACGCGGAACGGATCATTCCGTACCACCATCTTCATGAAACAAAAAGGCGATAAGCAATTGTTGCAGGAAATAACTTTTGAGAATAAATAA
- a CDS encoding translation initiation factor, protein MSKKKLTSFGGLVYSTDPNFKLPEKDSKELQTPERAQQQLRIILDTKHRAGKAVTLVYGFTGTHADLEELGKKLKSFCGTGGTVKEGEIIVQGDHREKVLQWLLKNGYRSAKRV, encoded by the coding sequence ATGTCAAAGAAAAAACTTACCTCATTCGGCGGATTGGTTTATTCAACTGACCCCAACTTTAAACTGCCGGAGAAGGACAGCAAGGAGCTGCAAACACCTGAGCGGGCGCAACAGCAGCTACGGATAATACTCGATACAAAACACCGGGCCGGTAAAGCCGTTACACTGGTTTACGGCTTTACCGGTACCCATGCTGACCTGGAGGAACTGGGAAAAAAATTAAAATCATTTTGCGGAACAGGCGGCACCGTAAAAGAAGGAGAAATAATCGTGCAGGGAGATCACCGGGAAAAAGTATTGCAATGGCTGCTTAAGAATGGATATAGATCTGCAAAAAGGGTATAA
- a CDS encoding (4Fe-4S)-binding protein yields the protein MPLRTHQYSNGEITVIWKPEVCIHSGICFKGLAEVFDPRRRPWIDMSQADTQRIMEQVKKCPSGALSIGEISSE from the coding sequence ATGCCTTTAAGAACACATCAGTACAGCAACGGGGAAATAACGGTCATCTGGAAACCGGAGGTATGCATTCACTCCGGCATTTGTTTTAAAGGCCTTGCGGAAGTATTTGACCCCCGCAGAAGGCCATGGATCGATATGAGCCAGGCCGATACCCAACGGATCATGGAGCAGGTGAAAAAATGCCCGAGCGGGGCGCTGAGTATAGGGGAAATATCTTCAGAATAA
- the apaG gene encoding Co2+/Mg2+ efflux protein ApaG, translated as MISKISEGITISVETYYQPDYSNPVNSEYMFAYRITIENNNAFPVKLLRRHWHINDSNGSTREVEGEGVVGVQPQINPGESYQYVSGCNLRSEIGKMNGTYLMENINNKKTFHAVIPAFEMCAPFKLN; from the coding sequence ATGATCTCTAAAATATCAGAAGGTATAACCATCAGTGTGGAAACATACTATCAGCCTGATTACAGCAATCCGGTGAACAGCGAGTATATGTTTGCCTACCGCATTACCATTGAAAATAATAATGCTTTCCCGGTAAAACTTTTACGCAGGCACTGGCATATTAACGACAGCAATGGCAGTACAAGGGAAGTGGAAGGGGAAGGTGTTGTAGGCGTTCAGCCACAAATAAATCCCGGGGAGTCTTATCAATACGTCAGTGGATGCAACCTTCGCTCTGAGATCGGGAAGATGAACGGAACCTACCTTATGGAAAATATAAATAATAAGAAAACATTTCATGCGGTAATTCCCGCTTTTGAAATGTGTGCACCATTCAAACTGAATTGA
- a CDS encoding acyl-CoA desaturase, producing the protein MAKITFSNRNNDFYQSLKSSVEEYFVANKIQKTGDWRLFSKTIILVSAAIAMYAILMAGSVNPGVALLICMALGFTLASIGFSVMHDANHGSYSTKPLLNDLLGLSLNAMGASSYFWKQKHNIIHHTYTNVDGIDDDIAKSPIIRQCESQKWVPAHKIQHLYLLPVYSLSTIFWIFIMDFKKYFSHKIYTTDAWTMTTKNHIIFWATKILYLFFYVALPIAVWGFLPWLAGYMALNVVMGLTLSLVFQLAHVVENTEFEHVPLDETKHIETAWAEHQVKTTANFAMGNKLISWFVGGLNFQIEHHLFPKVSHIHYPAISKIVMQKCREFNLPYNKYDTLSDAVASHFRVMKYLGKRPAQEFHQVKAA; encoded by the coding sequence ATGGCAAAAATCACATTTTCAAACCGCAACAATGATTTTTATCAGAGTTTGAAATCTTCCGTAGAAGAATATTTTGTTGCAAATAAGATCCAAAAGACCGGCGACTGGAGATTATTCAGTAAAACAATAATACTCGTAAGCGCTGCCATTGCCATGTATGCAATACTGATGGCAGGTTCGGTAAACCCGGGGGTGGCACTATTGATATGTATGGCGCTGGGATTTACACTGGCGTCCATCGGCTTTAGCGTAATGCACGATGCCAATCACGGCAGTTATTCCACAAAACCTTTGCTCAATGATTTACTTGGCCTGAGCCTGAATGCCATGGGAGCCAGTTCTTATTTCTGGAAACAGAAACACAATATCATCCACCATACCTACACCAACGTGGATGGCATTGATGATGACATTGCCAAAAGCCCCATCATCCGCCAGTGCGAATCTCAAAAATGGGTACCGGCACATAAGATCCAGCATTTGTACCTGCTCCCGGTATATTCTTTGTCAACCATCTTCTGGATATTCATCATGGATTTTAAAAAATATTTTTCCCATAAGATATATACAACCGATGCCTGGACAATGACTACAAAAAATCATATCATTTTCTGGGCTACAAAGATCTTATACCTCTTTTTTTATGTTGCCCTTCCAATCGCTGTCTGGGGATTTTTACCCTGGCTGGCCGGATACATGGCCCTTAATGTAGTAATGGGATTAACCCTTTCCCTGGTGTTTCAACTGGCGCACGTGGTTGAGAATACCGAGTTTGAGCATGTGCCACTGGATGAGACAAAGCACATTGAAACAGCCTGGGCAGAGCACCAGGTGAAAACCACCGCTAATTTTGCCATGGGAAATAAGCTCATTTCCTGGTTTGTTGGCGGATTGAATTTCCAGATCGAACACCATCTTTTCCCAAAGGTCAGCCATATACATTATCCCGCCATCAGCAAAATCGTGATGCAGAAATGCAGGGAGTTCAATTTACCCTATAATAAATACGATACCCTTTCGGATGCGGTGGCTTCCCATTTCCGGGTAATGAAATACCTTGGAAAAAGACCTGCCCAGGAATTTCACCAGGTAAAAGCAGCATAA
- a CDS encoding NAD+ synthase, with protein sequence MKIFLAQQNYHIGNFESNAQKIICAIDEAKRQGADLVVFSELSVCGYAPRDFLEFDDFINKSYAAIDEIKLHADTIGVLVGAPDRNPVKEGKDLFNAAFLLYEKEVKGIAHKTCLPNYDVFDEYRYFEPAYEWNVMEFKGKKLAVTICEDIWNLGDNPMYRICPMDELMKQQPDVMINLSASPFDYTHDEDRKATIKSNVAKYKLPLFYCNAVGSQTEIVFDGTSLVFDKDANLCGQLPSFQSSMQSFVLNDDGTIGAPVLEPAGRLPDKELNPAALEEDLNIAMVHDAIVMGIRDYFSKMGFSKAIVGSSGGIDSAVTLVLACTALGKENVRAVLMPSQFSTPHSVNDAEQLSLNLGNPYDIIPIENIYNSFLEELKPVFNAIPFGIAEENIQSRTRGNLLMAIANKFGYILLNTSNKSELATGYGTLYGDMAGGLGVLGDCYKQQVYAMAKYMNRDAAVIPGNIISKAPSAELRPGQKDSDSLPDYGILDKVLYQYIERRQGPNEIKALGFDAALVDRVLRMVNINEYKRNQFCPIIRISPKAFGVGRRMPIVGKYLG encoded by the coding sequence ATGAAGATTTTCCTGGCACAGCAAAACTATCACATCGGCAATTTTGAAAGCAATGCGCAAAAGATCATCTGTGCCATTGACGAAGCAAAAAGGCAGGGGGCTGACCTGGTCGTATTCAGCGAGCTGAGTGTTTGTGGATATGCCCCCCGTGATTTTTTGGAGTTTGATGATTTTATCAATAAGAGCTATGCGGCTATTGATGAGATAAAACTGCATGCTGATACGATCGGGGTGCTGGTTGGGGCGCCGGACCGTAACCCGGTGAAAGAAGGAAAAGACTTATTCAATGCAGCATTCCTTTTGTATGAAAAGGAAGTAAAAGGCATTGCACATAAAACCTGTTTACCCAACTACGATGTGTTTGACGAATACCGCTATTTTGAGCCGGCCTATGAATGGAATGTGATGGAATTTAAAGGAAAGAAACTGGCCGTGACCATTTGTGAAGATATCTGGAACCTGGGGGATAACCCCATGTACCGCATTTGCCCGATGGATGAACTGATGAAACAGCAGCCGGATGTGATGATCAACTTATCCGCCTCGCCCTTTGATTATACGCATGATGAGGACCGCAAGGCAACCATTAAATCAAATGTTGCCAAGTACAAACTGCCCCTGTTTTACTGCAATGCGGTTGGCAGCCAGACCGAAATTGTTTTTGATGGGACTTCCCTGGTATTTGATAAGGATGCCAACCTCTGTGGCCAGCTTCCTTCCTTTCAGTCATCCATGCAATCTTTTGTTTTGAATGATGATGGTACCATTGGGGCTCCCGTGCTTGAACCGGCCGGCAGGCTACCGGACAAAGAACTTAACCCCGCAGCCCTGGAAGAGGACCTGAACATCGCCATGGTGCATGATGCCATTGTGATGGGCATCCGGGATTATTTTTCCAAGATGGGGTTCAGCAAGGCCATCGTCGGCAGCAGCGGCGGTATTGACAGTGCTGTTACCCTGGTGCTTGCCTGTACAGCCCTGGGTAAAGAAAATGTGAGAGCGGTTCTAATGCCTTCGCAATTTTCAACTCCTCATTCCGTGAATGATGCGGAGCAGCTAAGCCTGAACCTGGGTAATCCCTATGATATCATCCCCATCGAAAATATTTACAACAGCTTCCTGGAAGAATTGAAGCCGGTTTTTAACGCCATTCCATTCGGCATAGCCGAGGAAAATATACAAAGCCGCACCCGGGGGAACCTGCTGATGGCCATTGCCAATAAGTTCGGGTATATTTTGTTGAACACTTCCAATAAAAGTGAACTGGCTACCGGGTATGGAACGCTTTATGGTGATATGGCCGGGGGTCTTGGCGTGCTGGGCGATTGTTACAAGCAGCAGGTATATGCAATGGCAAAATATATGAACAGGGATGCAGCGGTCATTCCGGGTAATATCATCAGCAAAGCACCCAGCGCCGAATTAAGACCAGGTCAAAAAGATTCTGATTCCCTTCCTGATTACGGCATACTTGATAAGGTACTGTACCAGTACATCGAAAGAAGGCAGGGTCCGAATGAGATCAAGGCACTGGGTTTTGATGCAGCCCTGGTTGACCGGGTTTTGCGCATGGTGAACATAAATGAATACAAGCGCAACCAGTTTTGTCCCATCATCCGTATTTCGCCCAAGGCATTTGGAGTGGGAAGGAGGATGCCGATCGTAGGGAAGTACCTTGGATAA
- a CDS encoding PIG-L family deacetylase, translated as MKKYIAFVILVLIGIPGFSQAKKQKTILVIVAHPDDETGFGAVLSKHARLGDRVYIAYATGAKNDSRFSATAPDSLEKFKQAEIKCSCEKLGIMPPVSLSFTSMDRKYGEKDGVRAAVETGNRFKEKIKYLFTQLQPDLVISFGPEGEYGHPEHIIVGSLVTELLLREGWVEKYPLYYFGWTKTQEADGDGWVRYADDQYFNVAVHYTQEDEQKAMESIKCYPTGFSQKDITEMIEFESKRENVLYFRKFVVEKGLKKEF; from the coding sequence ATGAAAAAGTATATAGCCTTCGTTATTCTCGTGCTGATAGGCATCCCCGGGTTTTCACAGGCAAAAAAACAAAAGACCATCCTGGTCATTGTTGCTCACCCTGATGATGAAACAGGTTTTGGTGCTGTATTGTCTAAACATGCAAGGCTGGGAGACCGTGTATACATTGCTTATGCGACAGGAGCTAAAAACGACTCCAGGTTTTCGGCTACTGCACCCGATTCCCTGGAAAAATTCAAACAGGCAGAAATAAAATGCTCCTGTGAAAAATTAGGGATCATGCCCCCTGTTTCTCTTTCGTTCACCAGTATGGACAGGAAATATGGGGAGAAAGATGGTGTAAGAGCAGCCGTAGAAACCGGCAACCGGTTTAAAGAAAAAATCAAATATCTATTCACGCAGTTGCAACCAGACCTGGTTATCAGTTTTGGACCCGAAGGAGAATATGGCCATCCCGAACATATTATTGTGGGAAGCCTGGTCACGGAATTATTATTAAGGGAAGGTTGGGTTGAAAAATATCCACTCTATTACTTTGGCTGGACGAAGACGCAGGAAGCAGATGGGGATGGCTGGGTACGTTATGCGGATGATCAATACTTTAATGTAGCTGTCCACTATACACAGGAAGATGAACAAAAAGCAATGGAATCGATCAAATGTTATCCCACCGGGTTTTCGCAAAAAGATATTACGGAAATGATCGAGTTTGAAAGCAAACGGGAAAACGTACTTTACTTCAGGAAATTCGTGGTGGAAAAGGGATTAAAAAAGGAATTTTGA
- a CDS encoding YbjQ family protein yields MIEQQLITTSTMLEGYRITRQLGLVRGITVRSRSIFGNIAGGFQTLVGGKISIYSELCEKTREEAYQLMIQHGNERGANAIINMRYDANEVMNGVTEVLAYGTAVVVEKI; encoded by the coding sequence ATGATAGAACAACAACTAATAACCACATCAACCATGCTGGAAGGATACCGCATCACCCGGCAACTTGGGCTGGTAAGGGGTATCACCGTACGCAGCAGGAGCATATTCGGCAATATTGCCGGTGGTTTTCAAACCCTGGTGGGAGGCAAGATCTCCATCTATTCGGAGCTCTGTGAAAAAACAAGGGAGGAAGCCTACCAGCTGATGATCCAGCATGGCAATGAACGGGGCGCCAATGCCATCATCAATATGCGCTATGATGCAAATGAAGTAATGAACGGCGTTACGGAAGTGCTGGCTTATGGAACGGCAGTGGTGGTGGAAAAGATATAA
- a CDS encoding MoxR family ATPase — protein MAQTSEDIRLLNEKINHASGFVTRINDELSKVIVGQQGMIERLLIGLLSNGHVLLEGVPGLAKTLSIKSLAQAVHANFSRIQFTPDLLPADVVGTMIYNQAKNEFMVRKGPIFSNFILADEINRAPAKVQSALLEAMQERQVTIGETTYKLPEPFLVLATQNPIEQEGTYPLPEAQVDRFMLKVVVDYPTKSEEQLIIRQNTLGLTLAAIHPVASTSEILTAKELVRKVYLDEKVENYILDIVFATRFPDKYNLPKLKPLIGFGGSPRASINLALAAKAYAFLNSRAYVIPEDVRGICKDVLRHRIGLTYEAEAENVNVEQIINEILRVVNVP, from the coding sequence ATGGCTCAAACATCTGAAGACATCCGGCTGCTGAATGAAAAAATTAATCACGCTTCCGGGTTTGTTACACGTATCAATGATGAATTAAGTAAAGTGATCGTTGGCCAGCAGGGCATGATCGAACGGTTGCTGATCGGCCTCTTAAGCAATGGCCATGTGCTGCTGGAGGGCGTGCCGGGGCTGGCAAAGACCTTGTCTATCAAATCCCTTGCCCAGGCCGTTCATGCCAACTTCAGCAGGATACAGTTCACGCCCGACCTGTTGCCGGCCGACGTGGTGGGTACCATGATCTACAACCAGGCTAAGAATGAGTTCATGGTTCGTAAAGGGCCCATTTTTTCAAATTTTATCCTGGCCGATGAAATTAACAGGGCCCCGGCCAAAGTACAAAGTGCACTGCTGGAAGCCATGCAGGAAAGGCAGGTAACCATCGGTGAAACAACCTATAAGCTGCCCGAACCATTTTTGGTATTGGCCACCCAGAACCCGATCGAGCAGGAGGGTACGTATCCTTTACCGGAAGCACAGGTTGACCGGTTCATGCTGAAGGTAGTGGTTGATTATCCTACAAAATCAGAAGAGCAACTGATCATCCGTCAAAATACCTTGGGGCTAACCCTTGCAGCAATACACCCGGTAGCCTCCACCAGTGAAATTCTAACTGCAAAGGAACTGGTGCGCAAGGTTTACCTGGATGAGAAAGTGGAGAATTATATCCTGGATATTGTCTTTGCCACCCGTTTCCCGGATAAATACAACCTGCCGAAACTCAAACCATTGATCGGTTTCGGTGGTTCACCAAGGGCCAGCATCAACCTTGCCCTCGCAGCCAAGGCCTACGCTTTCCTGAACAGCCGGGCCTATGTTATTCCGGAAGATGTGCGGGGTATTTGCAAAGATGTGCTGCGTCATCGTATTGGTTTGACATACGAAGCAGAAGCAGAGAATGTGAATGTGGAACAGATAATAAATGAAATACTGAGAGTTGTGAATGTACCTTAA